One Terriglobia bacterium DNA window includes the following coding sequences:
- a CDS encoding TIGR02680 family protein has translation MSRTADSENDSSARPLPAAQNLRWQPVRSGLLNIYKYDREEFHYEKGRLLLRGNNGTGKSRVLALQLPFLLEGETAAHRLEPDADAAKRIEWNLLMGRYTERTGYTWIEFGRRDDAGQQYFLTLGCGLSATEGRSGVNRWFFITAQRIGRDLHLENEFRQPLGKDRLHDAIGTHGSVFGTAGEYRKAVDQALFRLGEYRYPTLLNLLVKLRRPQLTRHLDEKDLSSTLSEALQPVSPAILSEVAEAFRNLEADRLQLESYTAAERAVAEFLRDYRRYLQIAAKRRADSVRSAQSAYEARMRDINKAESDIHRVTQALASASQRIEEIKRRETEIESEIATLLESPQMKDAQALDQAVQEASRREHEAETAKDELGRAGERKRERDRQKAEAAGRAEQASRQLQSVSADAAKKAEQAGLGAAHSAAELQKEFIEQAAQAQRRKAAHIRKLNSEIESSRQKLTHAAESETNLRGILETSLDEQRQFRSDLLRASTKMAASFSEWLLACIELRIGNSDAVAGSLAEWCESGDGPNPVSEAVRAAEAEAGRLLADSQAALLQQRSYWAGKLSEWESEYERLGEGSHLPPPAPHTRDEASRINRPGAPLWLVCDFVDGIDPRQRAGIEAALEASGLLDAWVTPEGTLFDAEIRDTLVTAGQSPLPPEDSHVGHLLAPSIDPADSRAATVSGEAVRAVLLHIGAHAGSGHIWVDPNGTWQLGPLRGSWSKPEVRHIGHSARETARLQRMAEIAAEIKEVRLTIAGIDRAFAQMVLRRETLRREAVAAPSDDEIRNLHARLGASARAIAELRERVMAAEQRTSECRLALAQSIEKRDADASDLGISEWADRIQELEDAIGAYLQTLAALWPTLEMSRQLAAEAERAGLLAAEAREFEERQEQTYRDASLSANAAVAARDTLERSVGATAREITDRLEAARKYRSGIRKDQEESVDRKAKLESELSGFQTALMLHKQEFQNNTSIRDESIRWFKAFAETRLLHLAVSSLDDVDASSWSTTRAIENARETAAVLSEIDSSDAVWERNQNKIAGHFQEISNALLAQYCRPAGLWSGDVFVATVTHNSMERSIEELRGWLIEEVSTRQSLLQAREREILENHLIGEVSGHLHDLLHTGEALIRDMNAELEARPTSTGMKLRFVWKAREDGPAGLPEARQRLMRSTATWSVAERQMLGSFLQEQIRVERAETDAATWQESLTDALDYRKWHYFGVERSQDGQWKPLTKRTHGTGSGGEKAIALTLPQFAAAAAYYRSANPLAPRLILLDEAFAGIDTDMRAKCMGFLESFDLDFIMTSEREWACYSTLRGVAIYQLSTRPGIDAVCLTRWVWNGNEKVRDG, from the coding sequence CCGGATGCCGACGCCGCCAAGCGCATTGAATGGAATCTTCTGATGGGCCGTTATACGGAGCGGACCGGCTACACATGGATCGAGTTCGGCCGCCGCGATGACGCCGGACAGCAGTATTTTCTCACGCTGGGCTGTGGCCTGAGCGCCACGGAAGGCAGAAGCGGAGTCAACCGTTGGTTCTTTATCACGGCGCAGAGAATCGGCCGCGATCTGCACCTGGAGAATGAATTCCGGCAGCCTCTGGGAAAGGATCGGCTTCACGATGCAATAGGAACCCATGGCAGCGTCTTCGGCACGGCAGGTGAATACCGCAAGGCCGTCGATCAAGCTTTGTTCAGACTGGGCGAATATCGATATCCAACCCTCCTGAACTTGCTTGTCAAACTCCGTCGGCCCCAATTGACGCGTCATCTCGATGAAAAGGATCTTTCGAGCACGCTCAGCGAAGCGCTCCAGCCGGTTTCTCCTGCGATCCTTTCCGAAGTTGCCGAAGCTTTCCGCAACCTGGAAGCGGACCGGCTGCAACTGGAGTCATACACTGCAGCGGAACGCGCGGTAGCGGAATTCCTCAGGGACTATCGGCGATACTTGCAGATCGCAGCAAAGCGCCGAGCCGATTCTGTTCGGTCGGCGCAATCGGCGTACGAGGCGCGTATGCGAGACATCAACAAGGCGGAATCGGATATTCATCGCGTCACTCAGGCGCTTGCATCTGCGTCTCAGCGGATCGAAGAAATCAAGAGGCGCGAAACGGAGATCGAATCCGAGATTGCAACCTTGCTCGAAAGTCCGCAAATGAAAGATGCGCAGGCTCTGGATCAAGCCGTGCAAGAAGCGAGTCGGCGCGAGCACGAGGCGGAAACGGCGAAGGACGAGTTGGGCCGCGCCGGCGAGCGGAAAAGAGAGCGAGACCGGCAAAAGGCAGAGGCCGCCGGACGCGCTGAGCAGGCAAGCAGGCAATTGCAGAGCGTCAGCGCCGATGCCGCGAAGAAAGCGGAGCAGGCCGGTCTTGGCGCAGCGCATAGTGCAGCTGAATTGCAGAAAGAATTCATCGAGCAGGCGGCACAGGCGCAGAGGAGGAAGGCCGCGCATATCCGAAAGCTGAACAGCGAAATTGAATCTTCGAGGCAAAAACTCACTCACGCGGCTGAGTCGGAAACCAATCTGCGAGGGATTCTTGAAACCAGTCTCGACGAACAGCGGCAGTTTCGGAGTGATCTTTTGCGGGCTTCGACCAAAATGGCTGCATCGTTTAGCGAATGGCTGCTCGCCTGTATAGAGCTTCGAATCGGCAATTCGGACGCAGTCGCCGGATCTCTGGCGGAATGGTGTGAGTCCGGCGACGGGCCAAACCCGGTCTCTGAAGCGGTTCGCGCCGCAGAAGCGGAGGCAGGCCGGCTCCTGGCCGATTCACAGGCAGCGTTGCTTCAACAGCGATCTTATTGGGCTGGCAAGCTCTCCGAGTGGGAATCCGAATACGAGCGCCTTGGAGAAGGAAGCCACCTGCCGCCGCCGGCTCCCCACACTCGCGATGAGGCGTCACGTATCAATCGTCCCGGTGCGCCCCTCTGGCTCGTGTGCGATTTTGTCGATGGCATTGATCCGCGTCAGAGAGCCGGTATCGAGGCGGCCCTTGAAGCTTCGGGACTGCTTGATGCCTGGGTAACTCCGGAAGGAACACTGTTCGACGCGGAGATACGTGACACATTGGTAACCGCGGGCCAGAGTCCCTTGCCTCCTGAAGATAGCCATGTCGGCCATCTTCTTGCGCCGTCCATCGATCCTGCCGACAGCCGCGCCGCAACAGTTTCAGGGGAAGCCGTTCGTGCTGTTCTACTTCACATCGGCGCGCATGCCGGTTCCGGCCATATCTGGGTCGATCCGAATGGGACGTGGCAGCTCGGGCCTTTGCGCGGTTCCTGGTCAAAACCCGAAGTACGGCATATCGGTCACTCGGCGCGTGAGACAGCACGGCTGCAACGAATGGCTGAAATTGCCGCGGAAATTAAGGAAGTCCGCCTGACGATTGCCGGAATCGATCGGGCTTTCGCCCAAATGGTTTTGCGGCGTGAGACGTTAAGACGCGAGGCGGTGGCCGCTCCATCTGACGATGAAATCCGGAATCTTCATGCCCGGCTTGGCGCGAGCGCGCGGGCTATTGCGGAACTTCGCGAACGTGTGATGGCTGCCGAACAACGAACTTCCGAATGCCGCCTGGCCCTCGCGCAATCCATCGAAAAGAGAGATGCAGATGCTTCGGATTTGGGGATTTCGGAATGGGCCGACCGAATTCAGGAACTCGAGGACGCAATCGGCGCCTATTTACAAACCCTTGCGGCATTGTGGCCAACGCTTGAGATGAGCAGGCAGCTTGCTGCCGAGGCTGAACGCGCCGGCCTGCTCGCAGCGGAAGCTCGCGAATTCGAGGAGCGGCAGGAGCAGACGTACAGAGACGCTTCACTCTCAGCGAATGCCGCGGTAGCGGCTCGCGATACGCTCGAAAGATCTGTCGGCGCGACTGCCCGGGAGATTACCGATCGCCTGGAGGCGGCGCGAAAGTATCGAAGCGGAATCAGGAAAGACCAGGAAGAATCCGTAGATCGGAAAGCAAAACTGGAGAGCGAGTTGTCTGGTTTTCAGACAGCTTTGATGCTCCACAAGCAGGAATTCCAGAACAATACGTCCATCCGTGACGAATCCATACGATGGTTTAAGGCGTTCGCCGAAACGCGGCTGTTGCACCTTGCTGTTTCGTCGCTGGACGATGTCGACGCGTCCTCGTGGTCGACGACCAGAGCGATCGAGAATGCGCGGGAAACAGCTGCCGTTCTTTCGGAGATCGACAGTTCCGATGCCGTTTGGGAGCGGAATCAAAACAAGATAGCCGGACATTTTCAGGAAATATCCAATGCTCTGCTCGCGCAGTATTGCCGGCCGGCGGGCCTGTGGTCAGGAGATGTCTTCGTTGCGACGGTGACGCACAACTCGATGGAACGAAGCATCGAAGAGTTACGCGGGTGGCTGATTGAAGAGGTTTCAACCCGGCAAAGCCTGCTCCAGGCCCGCGAGCGGGAGATACTGGAGAATCACTTGATCGGAGAAGTGTCCGGTCATCTTCACGATCTTTTGCATACCGGCGAAGCTCTAATTCGCGACATGAACGCCGAATTGGAAGCGCGTCCCACCAGTACCGGAATGAAGCTCCGCTTTGTGTGGAAGGCGCGTGAAGACGGACCGGCCGGACTTCCGGAAGCTCGTCAGAGGCTGATGCGCAGCACTGCGACCTGGTCTGTGGCGGAACGGCAGATGCTTGGCAGCTTCCTTCAGGAGCAGATTCGGGTAGAGCGTGCGGAGACCGACGCCGCCACATGGCAGGAATCACTAACTGACGCGCTCGATTACCGGAAGTGGCACTATTTTGGGGTCGAACGTTCTCAGGATGGCCAGTGGAAACCTTTGACTAAACGCACTCACGGCACTGGATCTGGCGGGGAAAAGGCTATCGCATTAACCCTCCCTCAGTTCGCGGCCGCCGCTGCGTACTATCGCAGCGCTAACCCGCTTGCGCCGCGACTGATTCTGCTGGATGAGGCCTTTGCTGGAATTGACACCGACATGCGCGCGAAGTGTATGGGTTTTCTGGAATCGTTCGATCTGGATTTCATCATGACCAG